AACCATCGTAGAAGCTTCCTGCGGAGAATGCCAATTTGGAATGAAAGGTAAAAGCTGTGATTTAGCCGTTCGCATTGACGGCAAAAGCTATTTTGTAGACGGAACAACCATTCATGATCACGGAGATGCTCACGCTGAAAAAGGCTTTTGCAATGCCATTAGCAAAGCTTTAGTTACCGGAGAAATCGTGAACAATAGATTCAAAGCAACTTCATTTAAACTAATAGAGGAAAAAAAATAATGACATTGATTCTTGAAAATATTGACAAACATGTTTCGCTGACTCCGGAAGAACAGGCACTTTTTCTGTCCAAATTAGAAACGAACACTTACAAAGCCAAAACAATTTTATTAAACGCAGGCGAGGTCTGCAAACATTCGTATTTTGTCAATTCGGGAATTTTAAGAAGTTTCAATATCAACGATAATATTGTAGAACACGTTCTTTCTTTCGCCTGCGAAGGCTGGTGGATGAGCGATATGTACAGTTATTTTTCGCAAAAGCCCGGACAGCTTTTTATTGAAGTTCTGGAGGAATCCGAGGTTGTTTCGTTATCCAAAGAAAATCAGGAACAATTGTATCTTGAAATTCCGAAGCTGGAACGTTATTTCAGGATTTTAATTGAAAACTCATTAGTTGCTAATCAGCAAAGATTAATGGATAACCTGAGTTTACCTGCTGAAGAACGTTTTGAAAAATTTTGTACCAAATACGGTACTCTGGTTCATAAAGTGCCACAAAAACAAATCGCTTCTTTTATTGGTGTTACGCCGGAATTTTTTAGTAAAATGAAAGCAAGGCTTTTGAAGAAGTAAGCTTTATGTTATTGATAAAATTGATTTCAGGGATTTAAAATTAATTACAAATAGAAGCAATTTTTAATAATTCATTCCAGGGTTGTTTATTGATTTTTATATACAAAAAAAGACTTCTTAAATATGAAGAAGTCTTTTTTAGTTAAACCCGTTTTATGTTATTTTTTTATCAATTTGATGGTTTCAACCTGATTGTTATCATGAGTTATTTTCAATAAATAAATTCCATTAGGAGAGCTATTTAAATTCAAATTGGTATTTCCTGTATTAATATTTTCCGATTTAATGATTTTTCCATTCAAATCATATACTATAATAGCGGCACGTGTATCAGTATTTAAAGAAAATACGCCACTTGACGGGTTAGGATAGACCGCTGTTTTTGATGAAAATTCAAAATGATCGTTATTTAAATTAGTCGAACAGGTATTTCCTGTTGTCACAATACTGGTTGCAGTCCAGTTTGAGACAGTTCCCGTAAGTGCAAAGCCATCCAATGTTCCTGTATAAGCATTGCTGCTGGAATCTACTAATGTATTTACAGTTGAATTATTGGTATTATCAAGACCTTGATTAAATTGGTAATAAGCTAATAAACCTGTTTGTCCTGGACCTAATTCGCAATTCTTATTATTTTGGATTTCAGTTTGAGTCAAAGCTTTGTTCCAAATACGAACTTCATCCATTTGTCCCTTAAAAATTTCTCCATAGCCATTATATCCTAATATCATGGGTGCCACGCTTGCTGGCAAAGTATAATTGGCCTGAGTAGGTGTGCTACCAACATTTACTCCATCAACATATAGCGTTACAGAAGTGCCATCAAACACCATCGCTACATGTTGCCATGTGTCTGGAATAACTGTTCCTCCTGTAACTACGTAACTACCAAAACCAATGAAACAATTAAATTCACCATTAGCGGTACGTAAATCGAATTGAGTTGAAGATCCGTTACCATGATTGGAAACAATAGT
The Flavobacterium flavigenum genome window above contains:
- a CDS encoding DUF6370 family protein codes for the protein MKNILLATFLFIGIAVQAQSKKKFDKPTIVEASCGECQFGMKGKSCDLAVRIDGKSYFVDGTTIHDHGDAHAEKGFCNAISKALVTGEIVNNRFKATSFKLIEEKK
- a CDS encoding Crp/Fnr family transcriptional regulator, yielding MTLILENIDKHVSLTPEEQALFLSKLETNTYKAKTILLNAGEVCKHSYFVNSGILRSFNINDNIVEHVLSFACEGWWMSDMYSYFSQKPGQLFIEVLEESEVVSLSKENQEQLYLEIPKLERYFRILIENSLVANQQRLMDNLSLPAEERFEKFCTKYGTLVHKVPQKQIASFIGVTPEFFSKMKARLLKK